In Thermus neutrinimicus, the DNA window AGGAGCTTTTCCTCTCCGTGGCGGCCTTGGGAGGCGCCCACCCCTCCATCTTAGGGCCGGAAACCGCTGAAGACAAAGTCGGTGTTGGCCGCTCCCTGGTGGCAGGCGTGGCAGGAGGCGGGGTCGATGCTAAGGGGCTTCTTGTCGGGGCCGAAAGCGTAGTACCCCCAGCCTCCCGTGGCCCTATACCGGTCCGGGTCCTTGACCATTACCCCGATGAGCTTCCTTGGGCCTTCCAAGAGGGCGTTTCCTTCCTCCTTGGCCTCGAGGAGGTCAAAGACGATGACCGTACCCTTGGGGAAGGGACCCTTCTTGCCTTCCAGGTAGGTCTTCAGCCCGGTTTGGTTCACATAGATGTGGTGGAGGCCA includes these proteins:
- a CDS encoding cytochrome P460 family protein yields the protein MRLKLSVFLGLTALGLLVLAQYQYGGGQASGSSFPYPEGFRLWTHVKSMELKPGHPLYESFGGLHHIYVNQTGLKTYLEGKKGPFPKGTVIVFDLLEAKEEGNALLEGPRKLIGVMVKDPDRYRATGGWGYYAFGPDKKPLSIDPASCHACHQGAANTDFVFSGFRP